GGCGACTCGGAGCTGTACAAGGCCTTCAAGATGATAAAGTCGATCCGGGTGAAGTCCTTCACCATGGACGACGCGTCGCCCGAGATCGACAAGGCCGTGGACAAGATCAACAAGAAGCTCAAGGACAAGGACTGGAAGCGCCTGATCTACGTGAAGGACGACGAGGAGATCGTCACCGTCAGCACCAAGTCCGTGGGCGACGACATGGTGGGCCTGATGGTCGTGGCCTACGAGCCCGGCAACGAGGTCTCCTTCGTCAACGTGGTGGGCGATCTGGACCTGGCGTACCTGATCAGCCTGGCCGGCAAGCTGCACGGCGATAGTCTGGCGGCGTTCCTGGAGGAGCTCGAGGACGAAGGGATGAAGATCAACGTCGAGGATGATTGAGGCCGTGCCGGACCGGG
The DNA window shown above is from bacterium and carries:
- a CDS encoding DUF4252 domain-containing protein yields the protein MKTVRVMFAIALLAALLAGGTAAAGDLKNEPGYIDLEWIVIPDDADEIQDIDLGPALISAAADAEAHGDSELYKAFKMIKSIRVKSFTMDDASPEIDKAVDKINKKLKDKDWKRLIYVKDDEEIVTVSTKSVGDDMVGLMVVAYEPGNEVSFVNVVGDLDLAYLISLAGKLHGDSLAAFLEELEDEGMKINVEDD